A window of the Anoplolepis gracilipes chromosome 11, ASM4749672v1, whole genome shotgun sequence genome harbors these coding sequences:
- the Peng gene encoding pumilio homolog 3 — protein MKRTAKDLDTGDLNAENETTNKKESTKRKKVRFEKPLDNKSIGNNIKTPFSKKNSKRKNVQSTNHSATTEKISLLKAKKEKSSQGNNLQLAKNDGTTEKTDWLKLKKERKELREKRRAKKLKNDTVYDKIIQAKQISEKLRRSDCTPQDKIKLTRTLHEMLEKHYSTVIFTHDMSRVIQCMIKHCEADLRQAILREIKPFIVQMLQSKYAKNCVKDILKHGSRDIRNDVISTFYGNIVKLLSHIVSAPLVELTYSTWCTDLDKIYFKQEFYGDMYKQAKDKTVKSLSDVFENASDMKKATLSAVKANLIRILNKSLFKSTLLHTILWEFFSVCSTEDRNELIVMLRDFIVTLSQTKMGAKVAAQLIWHGNNKDRKVIMKALKENVKTICMSEHGYMTLLALFDSIDDTVLMKKIILAELQENLADIAINEYGRHVILYLVARRDSRYFPPSVVEYLRQGDNNSISKKPANIREKELLEAIRDPLLDAITGDTATWLSNSAIAMVTLAILKAGSGDKQKLAFESIAKFIVDESSKIKEDETESNLIEDSGLHIMLKKLIQNDKELLKKDQITFGSILLSHLKLKDIERWIEFNRGCFLVILLLENESKDIVDTLLDKLTQLKKNLESNQSSGKLIILKKLKERNV, from the exons ATGAAGCGAACAGCGAAGGATTTAGATACTGGTGATTTAAATGCAGAGAATGAAACaacaaataagaaagaaagtactaagagaaagaaagtgaGATTCGAGAAACCTTtagataataaatcaatag gtaataatataaagacacccttttcaaagaaaaactcaaaaagaaaaaatgttcaatCGACAAACCATAGTGCAACAACTGAGAAAATAAGTTTACTTAAAgcaaagaaggaaaaaagctCGCAAGGAAACAATTTGCAACTAGCTAAGAATGATGGAACGACCGAAAAAACAGATTGGCTTAAATTGAAAAAGGAAAGGAAGGAGCTGAGGGAGAAACGCAGAGCTAAGAAGTTGAAAAATGACACAGTGTATGATAAAATCATTCAGGCTAAGCAGATTAGCGAGAAGTTACGTAGATCAGATTGCACCCCGCaggacaaaataaaattaacacggACGTTACATGAAATGTTGGAGAAGCACTACAGCACTGTGATATTTACACATGATATGTCAAGAGTTATTCAATGCATGATCAAGCACTGCGAAGCAGACCTTCGACAGGCTATACTTCGTGAAATAAAGCCATTCATTGTACAGATGTTACAATCAAAATACGCCAAAAATTGcgtgaaagatattttaaagcatGGCTCGCGAGACATCAGGAATGACGTTATTAGTACATTTTACGGTAACATCGTCAAATTATTGAGTCACATCGTATCGGCCCCTCTCGTCGAACTCACGTACTCCACTTGGTGCACGGACctcgataaaatatacttCAAGCAAGAATTTTACGGAGACATGTATAAACAGGCAAAAGATAAAACTGTCAAATCATTGTCGGATGTATTCGAAAATGCAAGCGATATGAAAAAGGCTACGTTATCTGCCGTAAAAGCAAATCTGATTaggattttaaataaatctctctttAAGTCTACTCTACTGCACACAATTTTATGGGAATTTTTCAGTGTGTGCTCGACGGAAGACAGAAACGAATTGATAGTTATGCTGCGAGATTTCATTGTAACGCTATCACAAACAAAAATGGGAGCGAAAGTCGCCGCCCAATTAATATGGCATGGcaataacaaagatagaaaagtCATTATGAAGGCTCTCAAGGAGAATGTAAAGACAATTTGCATGTCCGAGCACGGTTACATGACATTATTAGCGCTTTTCGATTCTATAGATGATACGGTTTTAATGAAGAAGATTATATTGGCTGAATTGCAAGAAAATCTAGCAGATATTGCAATAAACGAGTACGGGAGACACGTAATATTGTATCTTGTGGCCAGAAGGGACTCTCGTTATTTTCCACCAAGTGTCGTAGAATATTTACGTCAAGGTGACAACAATTCGATCAGCAAGAAACCAGCCAACATTAGGGAAAAGGAACTTCTCGAAGCGATTCGCGATCCACTTCTTGACGCTATAACCGGGGATACAGCAACGTGGTTGTCCAATAGTGCTATAGCTATGGTTACTTTAGCGATATTAAAAGCAGGATCTGGAGATAAACAGAAGTTAGCATTCGAATCAATTGCCAAGTTTATTGTGGATGAAAGCTCGAAGATCAAAGAAGATGAAACTGAAAGTAATTTGATCGAAGATTCCGGATTGCacataatgttgaaaaaactTATTCAAAATGACAAGGAACTGTTGAAAAAAGATCAAATTACATTTGGTAGCATACTACtatcacatttaaaattaaaagatatcgaGAGATGGATAGAATTTAACAGAGGTTGCTTTTTAGTAATCTTGCTCCTGGAAAACGAATCTAAAGATATTGTTGATACATTGCTAGACAAATTAACAcagttaaagaaaaatctcgAATCGAATCAGAGTTCtggaaaattgataatattaaaaaaattaaaagaaagaaacgtttaa